A region of Methanocorpusculum labreanum Z DNA encodes the following proteins:
- a CDS encoding TetR/AcrR family transcriptional regulator has protein sequence MPKVIPEYKEDAKKKIIQTAIEVIAERGYAEASIHAIAKRLNVSKGAIYWYFPTREALFQEVMATIQRQMQVITDDSPKPASLDALYSILFSPIFEQFDLGDEGRRALFYEMFALSLRNPAIRGATVEYLNALVAATEGAVKREQENGSIQTKTDARTLAYIMVALYSGLLNYKMTEMPEEEIMKIWQEGVRLLVSKGE, from the coding sequence ATGCCGAAAGTGATTCCCGAATACAAAGAGGATGCGAAAAAGAAGATCATTCAGACCGCGATCGAGGTGATCGCAGAGAGGGGGTATGCGGAGGCGAGCATTCATGCGATCGCAAAAAGGCTGAACGTGAGTAAGGGAGCGATCTACTGGTATTTCCCGACAAGGGAGGCGCTTTTTCAGGAGGTTATGGCCACGATCCAGCGGCAGATGCAGGTCATTACGGATGATTCGCCGAAGCCTGCTTCACTGGATGCACTGTATTCGATTTTGTTTTCCCCGATCTTCGAGCAGTTCGATCTCGGCGATGAGGGGCGGCGTGCCCTTTTTTACGAGATGTTTGCGTTGTCCCTCAGGAATCCGGCGATCAGGGGGGCGACGGTGGAGTATCTGAATGCTCTGGTGGCGGCGACGGAGGGGGCGGTAAAACGGGAGCAGGAAAATGGCAGTATCCAGACGAAAACGGATGCACGGACGCTGGCATATATTATGGTGGCCCTGTATTCGGGTCTGCTGAATTATAAGATGACGGAAATGCCCGAAGAGGAGATCATGAAGATCTGGCAGGAGGGTGTGCGGCTGCTGGTTTCGAAGGGGGAGTAA
- a CDS encoding DNA polymerase II large subunit: protein MAELVTSPAYRAYLDGLIAGLDRAMEIANKAKSLGVDPRPYVEIPIASDLAGRVEALLGYKGVAAKIRELEDRMSREEAALKIGDAFVGKEFGESTREDILDHAIRTSMALLTEGVVAAPTEGIGKVAVRRNDDGTEYLSIYYAGPIRSAGGTAQALSVLVGDYVRRLLNIDRYKPREEEIERYVEEIKQYNNIQSMQYLPKDDDIRLIIRNCPICIDGEPTEQEEISGYRNLERVETNVVRGGMGLVIAEGIGLKAPKIQKNVAKMNLDGWEWLEELISGNTPAQEVEEEPGVHPKDKYMRDMLAGRPSFSYPMRKGGFRFRLGRCRNTGLATCGFNPATLHILDDYLAVGTQMKVERPGKACGVVPCTDIEGPTVRLKSGELRRIDTLDDANKYYDQVEYILDIGEILISFGEFMENNHVLMPPSYCEEWWIQEGGPRHPKNEAEALSFVLEGAYLHPDYTWFWDDCSEGQLIFLSDKVAGTGSLREGVLYIPEDPAVKSVLEELLVPHTVEEGFYVVRTPLALIMGLGLTDTLAKSPTWKTLPPFSNGLSMAISLSGLKMRSKAGTRVGGRMGRPGKSAPRKMKPPVHVLFPIGESGGMKRSIDNAAKICSSDSEENFRGTSVTTGQVEGLIQVQTGERRCPKCGTVTFKSRCADCGTHTDAVYRCPHCNQLGEEGQESCPKCGANLVCSKESIVSLGQEYAAALKNVGMSASSSPELKGVRGLISRERVVEPLEKGLLRAKNNIFVFRDGTIRYDMIDLPLTHFRPAEVGVSVEKLRSIGYTQDMHGADLTDASQLVELHPQDIMVSVDCGEYLVRVAAYVDELLEKVYGMEAFYHVKTPEDLVGHLVMGLAPHTSAGVLARIVGFTKAKAGYAHPYYHAAKRRNCDGDEDCVMLLMDGLLNFSRSFLPSTRGGTMDAPLVLTTTLNPKEVDKETLNVDVMPRYPLEVYTACLTYRAPKEVGKFVDYVEKRVETPGQFEGFSFTHDTTDISEGPIDTMYTNPILKGTADKIKAELGLADRIRAVDTNDLAERIINSHLMPDMIGNLRSFSKQAFRCPKCKTSYRRIPVSGKCNKCGGPVKATMHKGNVTKYLEISKYMAEHYTLSDYTNQRIQVTEMNINSTFGEEEKVQMDLSDFF, encoded by the coding sequence ATGGCGGAACTTGTAACCTCCCCTGCCTACCGGGCGTATCTCGACGGTCTTATTGCCGGACTCGACCGGGCGATGGAAATCGCCAATAAGGCGAAAAGCCTCGGCGTCGATCCGCGGCCATACGTGGAGATACCGATCGCGAGCGATCTTGCAGGAAGAGTGGAGGCTCTGCTTGGATACAAAGGCGTGGCCGCCAAGATCCGGGAACTGGAGGACCGGATGTCGAGAGAGGAGGCCGCACTCAAGATCGGCGACGCGTTCGTCGGCAAAGAGTTCGGCGAATCGACCCGGGAGGATATCCTCGATCATGCGATTCGTACCTCCATGGCTCTTCTCACAGAAGGTGTGGTCGCGGCACCGACCGAAGGTATCGGAAAAGTCGCCGTTCGAAGAAACGACGACGGAACCGAGTATCTCTCGATCTACTACGCAGGACCCATCCGTTCCGCCGGAGGAACGGCCCAGGCACTTTCGGTCCTCGTCGGCGATTACGTGCGCCGGCTTCTCAACATCGACCGGTACAAACCCCGTGAAGAAGAGATCGAACGCTACGTCGAGGAGATCAAGCAATACAACAACATCCAGAGTATGCAGTATCTCCCAAAAGACGACGATATACGTCTGATCATCAGAAACTGCCCGATCTGTATCGACGGAGAACCGACCGAGCAGGAAGAGATCTCCGGGTACCGGAATCTGGAACGGGTCGAGACGAACGTCGTGAGGGGCGGTATGGGGCTTGTCATCGCCGAAGGTATCGGTCTGAAAGCCCCCAAGATCCAGAAAAACGTCGCGAAGATGAATCTCGACGGCTGGGAGTGGCTCGAAGAACTCATCAGCGGCAACACGCCCGCTCAGGAGGTTGAAGAAGAGCCAGGTGTCCACCCAAAGGACAAGTACATGCGGGATATGCTCGCCGGCCGGCCGTCGTTTTCGTATCCGATGCGAAAAGGAGGTTTCAGGTTCCGCCTCGGCAGATGCAGAAATACGGGACTTGCGACCTGCGGGTTCAATCCGGCTACCTTACATATCCTTGACGATTATCTCGCGGTCGGCACGCAGATGAAGGTCGAGCGGCCGGGCAAAGCCTGCGGTGTTGTGCCGTGCACGGACATCGAAGGGCCGACCGTTCGTCTGAAAAGCGGCGAACTCCGCCGGATCGACACGCTCGATGATGCGAATAAATACTACGATCAGGTGGAGTATATCCTCGACATCGGGGAGATCCTGATCTCGTTCGGCGAATTCATGGAAAACAACCATGTCCTGATGCCGCCGAGCTACTGCGAGGAGTGGTGGATCCAGGAAGGAGGACCCCGGCATCCGAAGAACGAAGCCGAGGCTCTTTCTTTTGTTCTCGAAGGAGCTTATCTTCATCCGGATTACACCTGGTTCTGGGACGACTGCAGCGAGGGGCAGCTGATTTTCCTCTCGGACAAAGTCGCCGGGACCGGCTCTCTTCGCGAAGGGGTTTTGTACATCCCGGAAGATCCTGCGGTGAAGTCCGTCCTCGAAGAGCTGCTCGTGCCGCACACCGTGGAAGAGGGCTTTTACGTTGTCAGAACGCCTCTTGCATTGATCATGGGGCTTGGTCTGACCGATACGCTTGCAAAAAGTCCGACCTGGAAGACCCTGCCGCCGTTTTCAAACGGTCTTTCCATGGCGATATCTCTCTCCGGTCTGAAGATGCGGTCGAAGGCCGGGACCCGGGTCGGCGGAAGGATGGGCCGGCCCGGAAAATCCGCTCCCCGCAAGATGAAGCCGCCGGTCCACGTGCTTTTCCCGATCGGCGAGTCGGGCGGGATGAAGCGTTCGATCGACAATGCGGCGAAGATCTGCAGTTCGGATTCGGAGGAGAATTTCCGCGGGACGTCGGTGACGACCGGCCAGGTCGAGGGTCTTATCCAGGTCCAGACCGGAGAGCGCCGGTGTCCAAAATGCGGGACGGTGACGTTTAAGAGCCGGTGCGCCGACTGCGGCACCCATACGGACGCGGTCTATCGGTGTCCCCACTGTAATCAGCTTGGAGAGGAGGGTCAGGAGTCGTGCCCGAAGTGCGGGGCGAATCTGGTCTGCTCGAAGGAGAGCATCGTGAGTCTAGGTCAGGAGTACGCGGCGGCACTGAAAAACGTCGGGATGTCTGCTTCGTCGTCGCCGGAACTGAAAGGGGTTCGCGGTCTTATTTCGCGTGAACGGGTGGTGGAGCCTTTGGAGAAGGGTCTGCTTCGGGCGAAGAACAACATCTTCGTGTTCCGCGACGGGACGATCCGGTATGATATGATCGATCTGCCTCTAACGCATTTCAGGCCGGCCGAGGTCGGGGTTTCGGTGGAAAAACTCCGGTCGATCGGCTACACGCAGGATATGCACGGCGCCGATCTGACGGATGCTTCGCAACTCGTGGAACTCCACCCGCAGGATATCATGGTGTCCGTGGACTGCGGCGAGTATCTGGTCCGGGTCGCCGCGTATGTGGACGAGCTTTTGGAAAAAGTGTACGGGATGGAGGCGTTTTATCACGTAAAAACGCCGGAGGATCTGGTGGGCCACCTGGTGATGGGTCTTGCGCCGCACACGAGTGCAGGGGTGCTTGCCCGGATCGTGGGGTTCACGAAAGCGAAGGCGGGATACGCCCATCCGTATTACCATGCGGCAAAGCGGCGAAACTGCGACGGGGATGAGGACTGCGTGATGCTTCTGATGGACGGTCTGCTGAACTTTTCGCGGTCGTTTCTGCCGAGCACCCGCGGCGGGACGATGGATGCCCCGCTCGTTTTGACGACGACGCTGAATCCAAAGGAGGTGGATAAGGAGACGCTGAACGTGGATGTGATGCCCCGCTATCCGCTGGAGGTGTATACGGCGTGTCTGACGTACCGTGCTCCAAAGGAGGTTGGAAAGTTCGTGGATTACGTGGAGAAGAGGGTTGAGACGCCCGGCCAGTTCGAGGGCTTTTCCTTTACGCACGATACGACGGATATCTCGGAGGGGCCGATCGATACGATGTACACGAATCCGATCCTGAAAGGAACGGCGGATAAGATCAAGGCGGAGCTGGGGCTCGCTGACCGAATCCGTGCGGTGGATACGAACGATCTGGCTGAAAGGATCATCAACAGTCATTTGATGCCGGATATGATCGGTAATCTGCGGTCGTTTTCCAAGCAGGCGTTCCGGTGTCCGAAGTGTAAGACGAGCTACCGTCGTATTCCGGTTTCGGGGAAGTGTAATAAGTGCGGGGGGCCGGTGAAGGCGACGATGCATAAGGGGAACGTGACGAAGTATCTGGAGATTTCGAAGTATATGGCGGAGCATTATACGCTTTCGGATTATACGAATCAGCGGATCCAGGTGACGGAGATGAATATCAATTCAACGTTCGGAGAAGAGGAGAAGGTCCAGATGGATCTTTCGGATTTTTTCTGA
- a CDS encoding HEAT repeat domain-containing protein, producing MDTADVIARLSAEDLDQRHEAVMDLAALGKEDPDRIIPEIIDALKTGSMNLRWYLGRTLIRIGPSVIPFLVAASERETDMSVQKYYGAVFAVFGPEAVSTLVDLFSSKNPTTRGMAAAALEKIGDPSLPSLREAAKSQDVTVKSCAILTLAKFQIYDY from the coding sequence ATGGATACTGCAGACGTAATTGCCCGGCTCTCTGCTGAAGACCTCGATCAGCGTCACGAGGCAGTAATGGATCTCGCGGCTCTGGGAAAAGAGGATCCTGACAGGATCATACCGGAGATCATTGATGCTCTGAAGACCGGGTCTATGAATCTTCGCTGGTATCTCGGCCGTACCCTGATCAGAATCGGGCCGTCCGTTATCCCCTTCCTTGTCGCCGCTTCGGAAAGGGAGACGGATATGTCTGTCCAGAAGTATTACGGAGCAGTGTTCGCCGTGTTCGGACCCGAGGCCGTTTCAACGCTTGTGGATCTTTTCTCGTCGAAAAACCCGACGACCCGGGGTATGGCGGCCGCAGCCCTTGAAAAGATCGGAGACCCCTCCCTCCCCTCATTGAGGGAAGCTGCCAAAAGTCAGGATGTTACCGTGAAAAGCTGTGCTATCCTGACGCTCGCCAAATTCCAGATATACGATTACTGA
- a CDS encoding mechanosensitive ion channel family protein: MADNTTEILVGNAFLDTPLFGEITYGNLLAAILILVGTYVVAKVLSVIVMRVLAGKVEVSNSTFLAKIVRWLTYFVGIVAASPFLHIDFSGLIVAGGILAFAISFASQSTLSNFVAGVLLMFERPVGVGDNISVNGTEGYVEDIGILSTTIRTYSGIFVRIPNESMFTSDITNYVAHIARRFDYDIGIRYSDDADKAIKVIKGIIEKHPYALKNPGPSVYVDELGNNSINLKVRIWAPSAFWWDVRTDLLWKIFQALRKADIDIPFPQLTLWYGQEPPKPSKAGKGSGFTPQEVLGKSEVSPENAVKVIK; this comes from the coding sequence ATGGCTGACAACACCACCGAGATCCTCGTCGGCAATGCATTTCTGGATACTCCGCTTTTTGGGGAGATCACCTACGGCAATCTGTTAGCGGCCATCCTCATTCTGGTTGGGACGTATGTCGTGGCAAAAGTCCTTTCCGTCATTGTTATGCGTGTCCTTGCCGGCAAAGTCGAGGTAAGCAACAGTACGTTTCTCGCAAAGATCGTTCGATGGTTAACCTACTTCGTCGGTATCGTTGCGGCAAGTCCTTTTCTGCACATAGACTTCTCCGGGCTGATCGTCGCTGGAGGAATTCTGGCGTTCGCGATCAGTTTTGCGTCGCAAAGCACGCTTTCCAACTTCGTTGCCGGCGTTCTGCTGATGTTCGAGAGGCCGGTAGGAGTCGGCGACAATATCAGTGTGAACGGAACCGAAGGCTATGTCGAGGACATAGGCATTTTGTCCACGACGATCCGTACCTACAGTGGTATCTTCGTCCGTATCCCGAATGAGTCGATGTTCACCTCCGATATCACGAATTATGTGGCACATATCGCCCGGCGGTTCGATTATGATATCGGGATCAGATACTCGGATGATGCGGATAAAGCGATCAAAGTCATCAAAGGTATCATCGAGAAGCATCCGTATGCCCTGAAAAATCCGGGCCCTTCGGTATATGTGGACGAACTCGGCAACAACAGTATCAACCTGAAGGTCAGGATCTGGGCCCCGTCCGCCTTCTGGTGGGATGTGAGGACGGACCTTTTGTGGAAGATCTTCCAGGCCCTGCGAAAAGCCGACATCGACATTCCATTCCCGCAGCTGACGCTTTGGTACGGCCAGGAACCGCCGAAACCGTCAAAGGCGGGCAAGGGAAGCGGTTTCACCCCGCAGGAAGTTCTTGGAAAAAGCGAGGTCTCCCCCGAAAACGCCGTGAAGGTGATCAAGTAA
- a CDS encoding DUF432 domain-containing protein yields MALKILHSGGRKKEKETVTYEHDNGSDLKQFAYGRFPIDYAVNFEGLNLAVDLDRGMYHYRRALGDWKTDINISVNGGHMLIHPVEPLNLPDNLTDFMEIRFDPIKIEPDGICVIFVTMPIEIGVFLESPSGSTDVIDIVSYVYPKYSLYGGSNRGVVTRFNESKVYYYPPAMKNYEAGLLKLEIENRSDEWATVGRAVIFQKGLFLYFDENLVAASAEMKIISPDVAVVTGVDTPLRQGMTRSNRLFKTRKLTPFYNVTGMLNDTAYTMDMGLI; encoded by the coding sequence ATGGCATTGAAAATACTCCATTCCGGTGGTCGGAAGAAAGAAAAAGAGACCGTTACCTACGAGCACGATAACGGGAGCGATCTCAAGCAGTTTGCATACGGCAGATTCCCGATCGACTATGCGGTCAACTTCGAAGGTCTCAATCTTGCCGTTGATCTGGACAGAGGCATGTATCATTACAGACGGGCGCTTGGGGACTGGAAAACCGATATCAACATCTCCGTAAACGGCGGTCATATGCTCATCCATCCCGTCGAACCGCTCAATCTCCCCGACAACCTCACCGATTTCATGGAGATCAGATTCGATCCGATCAAGATCGAACCCGACGGAATCTGCGTCATCTTTGTAACCATGCCTATCGAGATCGGCGTTTTTCTCGAGTCGCCAAGCGGCTCAACTGATGTCATCGACATCGTCTCCTATGTATATCCCAAATACTCCCTCTACGGGGGATCGAACCGCGGCGTCGTTACCAGATTCAACGAAAGCAAGGTGTATTATTATCCGCCGGCGATGAAAAACTACGAGGCGGGTCTGCTGAAGCTCGAGATCGAAAACAGATCCGATGAATGGGCGACAGTCGGCAGGGCCGTTATATTCCAGAAAGGTCTCTTCCTTTACTTTGACGAAAATCTCGTTGCCGCATCGGCTGAGATGAAGATCATCAGCCCGGACGTGGCGGTCGTCACCGGGGTCGATACTCCGCTCCGTCAGGGCATGACCCGGTCGAACCGGCTCTTTAAAACCCGCAAACTCACGCCGTTCTATAATGTGACCGGCATGCTCAACGACACCGCTTATACAATGGATATGGGGCTGATCTGA
- a CDS encoding SPFH domain-containing protein: MDAFTLLAIILVVIILFLFAKGVVIVQPYQKGLAVRLGTYTGQVNPGFKWVVPFITTVYKLDLRTQVIDVPSQEVITKDNSPTDVDAIIYVRVMDPERAFFEVSNYRQATVALAQTSLRGIIGDMELDEVLYNRDMINRRLRDILDKETDQWGVKIERVEIKEVNPIGAVKQAMTEQTAAERERRAAILRADGEKRAAILKAEGLRQSMILESEGERQSKILRAEGTRQSRILEAQGEAQGLRIVSLGSRSLDKRSITVLSLNTMQKMADGQATKIIFPFELTNLVKQGAKFLGGEDLAEVDEIPDITLDESILGDLPNKEEIAKAVESVKNASELAKTPEDIAD, from the coding sequence ATGGATGCATTTACATTACTTGCAATAATTTTAGTTGTCATCATCCTTTTCCTGTTTGCAAAAGGTGTTGTCATCGTTCAGCCGTATCAGAAAGGACTAGCTGTCCGTCTTGGAACCTACACGGGTCAGGTCAATCCCGGTTTCAAATGGGTCGTCCCGTTCATCACGACTGTCTACAAACTCGATCTCAGGACCCAGGTCATCGACGTTCCGTCCCAGGAAGTCATCACCAAAGATAACTCTCCGACCGATGTGGATGCGATCATTTATGTCCGCGTCATGGATCCGGAACGTGCCTTCTTCGAAGTATCGAATTACCGTCAGGCAACTGTGGCCCTTGCCCAGACGAGTCTTCGTGGAATCATCGGCGATATGGAGCTTGATGAAGTTCTCTACAACCGTGATATGATTAACCGCAGGCTCAGAGATATCCTCGATAAGGAAACCGACCAGTGGGGTGTCAAGATCGAACGCGTCGAGATCAAAGAGGTCAACCCGATCGGCGCCGTCAAACAGGCAATGACCGAACAGACCGCAGCCGAAAGAGAACGGCGTGCAGCAATCCTGCGTGCGGACGGAGAAAAGCGTGCTGCGATCCTCAAAGCCGAGGGTCTCAGACAGAGTATGATCCTCGAGTCCGAAGGTGAACGTCAGAGTAAGATCCTTCGTGCGGAAGGTACCAGGCAGAGCCGGATCCTCGAAGCCCAGGGAGAAGCCCAGGGTCTTCGGATCGTTTCGCTTGGTTCCCGCAGTCTGGATAAACGTTCGATCACGGTCCTCTCCTTAAACACCATGCAGAAGATGGCCGACGGTCAGGCGACCAAGATCATCTTCCCGTTCGAGCTTACCAATCTGGTCAAGCAGGGTGCAAAGTTCCTCGGCGGGGAAGATCTTGCTGAGGTCGACGAGATCCCCGATATAACTCTGGATGAAAGCATCTTAGGAGACCTCCCGAACAAGGAAGAGATCGCCAAAGCCGTCGAATCGGTGAAAAACGCAAGCGAACTTGCAAAAACACCGGAAGATATCGCCGACTGA
- a CDS encoding NfeD family protein, which produces MFELLLSPTVLPWVLIAIGAALLLIEASSPGFFMAVPGTAMIFLGVMDFFFGLEFLASPLGITLTVLAAICAAVITVFLYKKLSPDQKPTTSGQDSIVGKSGFVTVEIVPDSISGKVEVDGVVWSAKCTDGTIPPGTKVEVTAASGVHLTVKKV; this is translated from the coding sequence ATGTTTGAATTACTCCTCAGCCCTACAGTTTTACCTTGGGTTTTAATTGCGATTGGAGCAGCACTTCTTCTTATCGAAGCCAGCTCGCCCGGATTTTTCATGGCAGTTCCAGGAACCGCCATGATCTTTCTCGGCGTCATGGACTTCTTTTTCGGGTTAGAGTTCCTTGCCTCCCCCCTGGGCATCACGCTGACCGTGCTTGCAGCGATCTGTGCTGCGGTGATCACGGTCTTTTTGTACAAAAAACTCTCCCCCGATCAGAAACCCACTACCTCGGGACAGGACTCGATCGTTGGAAAATCCGGTTTTGTTACGGTGGAAATCGTTCCCGATTCCATCTCGGGCAAAGTAGAGGTCGACGGCGTCGTGTGGAGTGCAAAATGTACTGACGGGACCATCCCTCCCGGAACAAAAGTCGAGGTGACCGCAGCAAGCGGGGTTCACCTCACAGTAAAAAAGGTCTAA
- a CDS encoding DUF3089 domain-containing protein, whose product MSEKAGVDYSDPYNWLYLPGISKEVDVFYVYPTVSSHESGSMPIADEGDRALARGFSATEASVYEPYGNVFAPYYRQMTSRVKMEDDDKLISDTKAFKQGARDIQDAFEYYLEHFSGGRPFILAGHSQGTMTLIELIKNRFGGDEELRSRLIAAYLIGYTVTDDDLQKAGLTAAGGAYDTGVVITYNTQSPSAVGSFVLMEGAKCINPLNWKTDSTYAPATENLGARFYNVETGEFLREVIHYADAQIDPKTGALMATIPADEDLEPLPYFPKGVYHRYDYAFWYRNLQQNVGDRINIYLQKR is encoded by the coding sequence ATGTCTGAAAAAGCAGGCGTCGATTATTCCGATCCTTACAACTGGCTGTATCTCCCTGGGATCTCGAAAGAGGTTGACGTTTTTTACGTATATCCAACGGTGAGCAGCCATGAATCAGGTTCGATGCCCATCGCTGATGAAGGGGACCGGGCCCTTGCCCGGGGATTTTCTGCAACCGAGGCAAGCGTCTATGAGCCGTACGGGAATGTATTCGCGCCGTATTACCGTCAGATGACATCACGGGTCAAGATGGAGGATGACGATAAACTCATCTCCGACACGAAAGCGTTCAAACAGGGAGCCCGTGACATTCAGGACGCATTCGAGTATTACCTCGAACACTTCAGCGGCGGCCGGCCGTTCATTCTTGCCGGACACAGTCAGGGAACAATGACCCTTATCGAACTTATCAAAAACCGGTTCGGGGGCGATGAAGAACTGCGAAGCCGTCTGATCGCTGCGTATCTTATCGGTTACACGGTAACGGATGACGATCTTCAAAAAGCAGGTCTCACCGCGGCTGGTGGTGCCTACGACACGGGTGTTGTGATCACCTACAACACCCAGTCTCCGTCAGCGGTCGGCAGCTTCGTTCTTATGGAAGGGGCAAAATGCATCAATCCTTTGAACTGGAAGACCGATTCCACGTATGCTCCCGCCACGGAGAATCTCGGCGCACGGTTCTACAATGTTGAAACTGGGGAGTTCCTGCGTGAGGTCATCCATTACGCCGATGCCCAGATCGATCCGAAAACCGGAGCGCTTATGGCCACGATCCCGGCAGATGAGGATCTGGAGCCCCTACCATATTTCCCCAAAGGCGTCTATCATAGATACGATTATGCATTCTGGTACAGAAACCTTCAGCAGAATGTCGGCGACAGAATCAATATCTATCTCCAGAAAAGGTAG